The following are encoded together in the Kribbella sp. CA-293567 genome:
- a CDS encoding helix-turn-helix transcriptional regulator, producing the protein MSARKSERLLNLVICLLVARTYVTKERIREVVEGYAGQADDAFEKMFERDKDELRDLGIPIEMGTIDKFFSDDVGYRIRRDVFELPEVHLEPDEAAVLGVAARVWQHASLAEATTSAVLKLKAAGIQTDQSALSAIEPHVGASEPAFDPLWSAVVSRTAVRFEHTRSGGSASTTRTLEPWGIVSWHGRWYVVGRDRDREATRMFRLSRIGGNVRTVGPSNAFTVPEGTDLRSLVSELAPPRPTSEAKVRARTGSCVSLRRRSNAIEPYEEGWDLLHVPYADSEVLAEEIASYGPDAVVEGPGDVLDGVLRRLRTIAGVPA; encoded by the coding sequence GTGTCGGCGCGGAAGAGTGAGCGACTGCTCAATTTGGTGATCTGCCTGCTGGTCGCGCGCACCTACGTGACCAAGGAGCGGATCCGCGAGGTGGTCGAGGGGTACGCCGGTCAGGCCGACGACGCCTTCGAGAAGATGTTCGAGCGCGACAAGGACGAGTTGCGCGACCTCGGCATCCCGATCGAGATGGGCACCATCGACAAGTTCTTCTCCGACGACGTCGGGTACCGGATCCGGCGCGACGTGTTCGAGCTGCCCGAGGTGCACCTGGAGCCGGACGAGGCCGCCGTGCTCGGTGTCGCCGCGCGGGTCTGGCAGCACGCCAGCCTGGCCGAGGCGACCACCTCGGCCGTGCTCAAGCTGAAGGCCGCCGGGATCCAGACCGACCAGTCGGCGCTGAGCGCGATCGAGCCGCACGTCGGCGCCTCCGAGCCGGCCTTCGACCCGCTGTGGTCGGCCGTCGTCAGCCGCACGGCAGTGCGCTTCGAGCACACCCGCAGCGGCGGTTCGGCCTCGACCACCCGCACCCTCGAGCCGTGGGGAATCGTCTCCTGGCACGGCCGCTGGTACGTCGTGGGCCGCGATCGTGACCGCGAGGCGACCCGGATGTTCCGGCTGTCGCGGATCGGTGGGAACGTCAGAACTGTCGGCCCGTCGAACGCCTTCACCGTGCCCGAGGGCACCGATCTGCGGTCCCTGGTCAGCGAGCTGGCGCCGCCGCGGCCGACGTCGGAGGCGAAGGTCCGGGCCCGGACGGGGTCCTGCGTGAGCCTGCGACGCCGCTCCAACGCGATCGAGCCGTACGAGGAGGGCTGGGACCTGCTGCACGTCCCGTACGCCGACTCCGAGGTGCTTGCCGAGGAGATCGCGTCGTACGGGCCGGATGCGGTGGTCGAGGGACCTGGC